The following proteins come from a genomic window of Brevibacillus antibioticus:
- a CDS encoding YjiH family protein codes for MGNMSNSNLAPHPSQQAVSTTHAWKFFVCSLIGIFVFFIPVTVNDTSSIMLDHIVTWVRQFMPGAIPVYALLVIVLGAIYPFVTGSWKQSKVNLVFSALKVLGVPIALLIYFQAGPAWLLDKNMGPFLFEKLVIPVGMVVPIGSVFLALLVGYGLLEFIGVLVQPIMRPIWKTPGRSAVDAVASFVGSYSIGLLITNRVFKEGKYTIKEAAIIATGFSTVSATFMIVIAKTLDLMNYWNLYFWVSLVVTFLVTAVTVRIWPLSNMSDAYYQDNGDPEKVIKEKRLSQAWMEAMDAAGKALPLTRNIWENLRDGFIMTMSILPSIMSVGLLGLVLAEFTHLFDWLGYLFYPITWLLQIPEPMLAAKASAIEIAEMFLPALLVVKAPLVTKFVIAVVSVSTILFFSATIPCILSTEIPISIPKLLVIWVERTILTLLFVTPLAFLLLP; via the coding sequence ATGGGCAATATGTCGAACAGCAATCTTGCGCCGCATCCTAGTCAGCAAGCCGTATCCACCACACATGCTTGGAAGTTTTTTGTTTGTAGCCTCATTGGTATCTTCGTCTTTTTTATTCCTGTTACCGTTAATGACACAAGCTCAATTATGCTCGATCACATCGTGACATGGGTTCGGCAATTCATGCCGGGTGCAATACCCGTGTACGCTTTGCTTGTGATTGTGCTTGGGGCCATTTATCCGTTTGTGACGGGGAGTTGGAAGCAGAGCAAAGTAAACCTCGTCTTTTCGGCGCTAAAAGTACTGGGTGTGCCTATCGCTCTGTTGATTTATTTTCAGGCGGGTCCTGCATGGCTGCTGGACAAGAATATGGGGCCATTTCTCTTCGAAAAGCTGGTGATTCCCGTAGGCATGGTGGTTCCAATCGGCTCCGTGTTCTTGGCTCTGTTGGTTGGCTACGGCCTTTTGGAGTTTATTGGGGTTCTGGTACAACCGATCATGCGCCCGATTTGGAAAACACCTGGCCGCTCTGCAGTAGATGCGGTGGCATCCTTTGTGGGAAGCTATTCGATCGGTCTTTTGATCACGAACCGGGTATTCAAAGAAGGCAAATATACGATTAAAGAAGCAGCCATTATTGCAACAGGCTTTTCCACTGTGTCCGCGACATTTATGATCGTCATCGCAAAAACATTGGATTTGATGAATTACTGGAATCTTTACTTCTGGGTGTCGCTCGTGGTGACGTTTCTCGTAACCGCAGTGACTGTGCGTATTTGGCCGCTGTCCAACATGAGCGATGCGTATTACCAGGACAACGGTGATCCTGAAAAAGTAATCAAGGAAAAACGGCTGAGCCAGGCGTGGATGGAAGCAATGGATGCAGCGGGAAAAGCACTGCCGCTTACACGGAACATTTGGGAGAACTTGCGGGATGGTTTTATCATGACCATGAGTATTCTTCCGTCCATCATGTCGGTCGGTTTGCTCGGGTTGGTGCTGGCCGAATTTACCCATTTGTTTGACTGGCTGGGCTACTTGTTCTATCCAATAACATGGCTCTTGCAAATACCAGAGCCAATGCTGGCTGCAAAAGCGTCAGCGATCGAAATTGCCGAAATGTTTTTACCCGCACTACTAGTGGTAAAAGCGCCTCTGGTCACCAAGTTTGTCATTGCCGTTGTTTCGGTTTCTACTATCCTGTTCTTTTCCGCTACGATTCCTTGCATTTTGTCTACCGAGATTCCGATTAGTATTCCAAAGCTTCTAGTGATTTGGGTAGAGCGTACAATCCTGACGCTGCTGTTTGTTACCCCACTGGCTTTCCTGCTTCTGCCATAA